In the Oxyura jamaicensis isolate SHBP4307 breed ruddy duck chromosome 18, BPBGC_Ojam_1.0, whole genome shotgun sequence genome, one interval contains:
- the LOC118175808 gene encoding urotensin-2 receptor-like, whose protein sequence is MSLTDELESHFSATPYMVTDTSESSLFRIRPNASTNATGAGVAATGSMEDMIAICTIGTILSLMCVIGVTGNVYTLLVMCHYLRSSASMYIYIINLALADLLYLLTIPFIVGTYFIQKWYFGDVGCRILFSLDFLTMHASIFTLTVMSTERYFAVLKPLDTVKRSKSYRKAIAVVIWLVSLLLTLPMLIMIQLVQRDNKSICLPTWSKLSYKVYLTILFGTSIVGPGVIIGYLYIRLAKIYWVSQTASFKQTKRLPNQKVLYLIFTIVLVFWACFLPFWIWQLLFQYYESFPLSPKVMKNINYLTTCLTYSNSCINPFLYTLLTKNYREYLKNRQRTLSSSSGYFQRRNRFQRISGRSLSTSSQHCTETYVLAHAPLGNSSA, encoded by the coding sequence ATGTCCCTAACTGACGAGCTGGAGAGCCACTTCTCCGCAACCCCCTACATGGTGACAGACACCAGCGAGAGCAGCCTGTTCAGAATCAGACCCAATGCCTCCACCAATGCCACTGGAGCCGGCGTGGCTGCCACCGGTTCCATGGAGGACATGATCGCCATCTGCACCATCGGGACCATCCTCTCCTTGATGTGTGTGATTGGGGTGACTGGCAACGTCTACACCCTGCTGGTGATGTGCCACTACTTGCGGTCATCTGCCTCCATGTATATTTACATCATCAACCTCGCTCTGGCAGATCTCCTCTACCTTCTCACCATCCCCTTCATCGTTGGGACCTACTTCATCCAGAAATGGTACTTTGGGGACGTTGGCTGTCGCATCCTGTTCAGCCTGGACTTCCTCACCATGCACGCCAGCATCTTCACCCTTACAGTCATGAGCACAGAGCGCTACTTTGCTGTGCTGAAGCCCCTGGACACAGTGAAGAGGTCCAAGAGCTACCGAAAGGCCATTGCTGTTGTCATCTGGCTGGTATCGCTGCTGCTCACTCTCCCAATGCTCATCATGATCCAGTTGGTGCAAAGGGACAACAAAAGCATCTGCCTGCCCACCTGGAGCAAGCTGTCCTACAAAGTCTATCTCACCATCCTCTTTGGCACCAGCATCGTGGGGCCAGGGGTAATCATTGGCTACCTCTACATCCGACTAGCTAAGATTTACTGGGTGTCGCAAACAGCGTCCTTCAAGCAGACCAAGCGGCTGCCGAACCAAAAGGTGCTCTATTTAATCTTCACGATCGTGCTGGTGTTCTGGGCTTGCTTCTTGCCCTTCTGGATATGGCAGCTCCTCTTCCAATATTACGAATCCTTCCCTTTATCTCCCAAGGTGATGAAGAACATTAATTACCTGACAACCTGCCTGACCTACAGCAACAGCTGTATCAACCCCTTCCTCTACACCCTGCTCACCAAAAACTACCGGGAGTACCTGAAGAACAGACAGCGaaccctcagcagcagcagtgggtaCTTCCAAAGGAGGAATCGGTTTCAGAGGATTTCGGGGAGATCCCTGTCCACAagcagccagcactgcacagaGACATACGTTCTTGCTCATGCTCCTTTGGGAAACAGCAGTGCCTGA